A genome region from Elusimicrobiota bacterium includes the following:
- a CDS encoding winged helix-turn-helix transcriptional regulator: MQVLTELETRILVLIKENERISRAEIAQALNIDSDTVKEYLKRLRNKNIIKRCGSTSTGHWEIIKIGMKQ, translated from the coding sequence TTGCAGGTACTAACAGAGCTAGAAACCAGAATATTGGTTTTAATAAAAGAAAACGAGAGGATATCACGGGCAGAAATAGCGCAGGCGTTAAATATTGATTCAGATACAGTAAAGGAATATTTGAAACGGTTGAGAAACAAAAATATTATCAAACGATGCGGTTCAACCAGCACGGGCCATTGGGAGATAATAAAAATTGGCATGAAACAGTAG
- a CDS encoding MutH/Sau3AI family endonuclease, giving the protein MQIITRAIAISNLKKYIGQDLRKLALQHGITTYETGKQNKGWKGLVLERLAGLKTNVSKAPNGLTYELKSVAFRYVRDNLVPKETMAITMINPTELKALPFFKSHCWAKFKTIVFCAVQWNGKNSESGALLKVASLDFAKDDELIKEIKADYDFIRNKLITEGFDALTGKDGKWIQARTKGTGGVNPRTGQRRPITRAFYARTGLVKKIFEIAS; this is encoded by the coding sequence ATGCAAATAATTACAAGAGCAATAGCTATAAGTAATTTAAAGAAGTATATTGGGCAAGATTTACGAAAACTTGCTCTGCAACATGGAATTACGACTTACGAAACGGGCAAGCAAAATAAGGGTTGGAAAGGACTGGTTTTGGAACGATTGGCAGGACTAAAAACCAATGTTTCAAAAGCGCCGAATGGACTAACTTACGAATTAAAATCTGTTGCTTTCCGCTATGTGAGAGATAATCTTGTACCGAAAGAGACAATGGCGATAACAATGATTAACCCCACAGAATTGAAAGCCCTTCCATTTTTTAAAAGTCATTGTTGGGCAAAGTTTAAAACTATCGTCTTCTGCGCAGTACAGTGGAACGGAAAAAATTCTGAATCAGGAGCGTTATTGAAAGTAGCGAGTTTGGACTTTGCAAAAGATGACGAATTGATAAAAGAAATTAAAGCTGATTATGATTTTATCCGAAATAAACTTATCACCGAAGGTTTTGACGCATTGACTGGAAAAGATGGTAAATGGATACAGGCAAGAACAAAAGGTACTGGTGGAGTAAATCCTCGTACCGGACAACGCCGACCAATTACCCGTGCGTTTTACGCACGAACGGGTTTGGTAAAAAAGATTTTTGAAATAGCGAGCTAA
- a CDS encoding site-specific DNA-methyltransferase — MIKEYYKKPRFKLYHSDCLKVLPELPENSVDMIFADPPYFLSSGSFTCQNGKMVSVKKGDWDLSNGTQKNFEFHVEWIKACRRILKPNGTIWISGTYHSIYQCGFALQIAGFHVLNDIAWFKPNASPNLSCRFFTASHETLVWARKDKNAKHIFNYDLMKNGTWPEDALKKPGLQMRSVWAMGTPKNIEKKFGKHPTQKPEHLLKRIVLASTNKGDLIVDPFTGSSTTGIASYLSGRKFIGIDIESKYLDLSIKRFEELERNLKNRYS; from the coding sequence ATGATAAAAGAATATTACAAGAAGCCTAGGTTTAAGTTATACCATTCCGATTGTTTGAAAGTATTGCCGGAACTTCCAGAAAATTCAGTTGATATGATTTTTGCTGACCCGCCTTATTTTCTTTCAAGCGGTAGCTTTACTTGTCAAAACGGGAAAATGGTAAGTGTAAAAAAAGGCGATTGGGATTTGAGTAATGGAACCCAAAAGAATTTTGAATTTCATGTTGAATGGATAAAAGCCTGCCGACGAATATTAAAACCAAACGGAACAATTTGGATTAGTGGAACGTACCACTCAATTTATCAATGCGGTTTTGCCCTTCAAATTGCGGGATTCCATGTGCTTAACGATATTGCATGGTTTAAGCCGAATGCATCGCCGAATTTGAGTTGCCGTTTTTTTACTGCAAGTCATGAAACACTTGTATGGGCAAGAAAAGATAAAAATGCAAAACATATTTTTAATTATGACTTAATGAAAAACGGCACTTGGCCCGAGGATGCGTTAAAGAAACCCGGTCTTCAAATGCGCTCGGTTTGGGCAATGGGGACCCCTAAAAATATTGAAAAGAAGTTTGGCAAACATCCCACGCAAAAGCCAGAACATTTATTGAAGAGAATTGTGCTTGCAAGTACGAATAAGGGCGATTTAATCGTTGACCCCTTTACAGGAAGTTCGACAACAGGTATTGCCAGTTATCTCTCGGGAAGGAAATTTATCGGTATTGATATTGAATCAAAATATTTGGATTTATCAATAAAGCGATTTGAGGAGTTAGAACGCAATTTGAAAAATAGGTATTCATAA
- the rsgA gene encoding ribosome small subunit-dependent GTPase A, whose amino-acid sequence MNLHELGWNEFHEKNYNEIKTQTTFPARVVKADREKYLVYSAFGELTAELRGILRFKPESMNTYPVVGDWVAAEMMDEGNTAIIAGVLPRMSKFSRKVAGDVTDEQVLVANIDTVFLVNGLDGDYNLRRIERYLSVTQENKLTPVIVLNKTDMCPDVQEKIKEVETVALGIPIVTMSALNSDGIDNIRKYIVAGTTTAFLGSSGVGKSTIINRLLGEEKQKVGAVRARDCRGMHITTQREMILLPGGGIVIDNPGLRELQLWINEGTLTKTFNDIQELAVGCKFSDCTHTNEPGCAVTSAIENGKLDDKRLQSYIKLKKELKYLATRKLTKARNVKIVTEKKISKLVKQIYKHRRKNRYTVDN is encoded by the coding sequence ATGAACCTACACGAGTTGGGATGGAACGAATTCCACGAGAAAAATTATAACGAGATAAAGACGCAAACAACTTTTCCTGCCCGAGTTGTAAAAGCAGATAGAGAAAAATATTTGGTTTACAGCGCTTTTGGCGAGCTAACCGCTGAGCTTCGAGGAATATTGCGGTTCAAGCCGGAATCGATGAACACTTACCCTGTTGTCGGCGACTGGGTGGCTGCAGAAATGATGGATGAAGGCAATACTGCCATAATCGCCGGCGTTCTTCCGAGAATGAGTAAGTTTTCCAGAAAAGTGGCTGGCGATGTGACAGACGAGCAGGTGTTGGTAGCGAATATTGACACCGTGTTTTTGGTCAACGGCCTTGACGGCGATTATAACCTCCGGCGCATTGAGCGTTACCTGTCCGTTACACAGGAAAATAAATTGACTCCTGTTATCGTACTGAACAAAACCGATATGTGCCCGGATGTTCAGGAAAAGATTAAGGAAGTGGAAACTGTTGCGTTAGGGATTCCTATAGTAACGATGAGCGCTCTTAATAGCGATGGAATCGACAATATCCGGAAATACATTGTTGCAGGAACTACCACCGCCTTCCTGGGCTCTTCGGGCGTAGGAAAATCAACAATTATTAACCGCCTGCTCGGAGAAGAAAAACAGAAAGTCGGCGCGGTGCGCGCACGTGACTGCCGGGGGATGCATATAACCACCCAGCGAGAAATGATACTGCTTCCCGGCGGCGGGATTGTTATTGACAACCCCGGGTTACGCGAACTACAACTATGGATAAACGAAGGTACGTTAACTAAAACTTTCAATGATATTCAGGAACTTGCGGTTGGATGCAAATTCAGTGATTGTACACATACCAATGAACCCGGTTGCGCTGTGACAAGCGCAATAGAAAACGGCAAGCTGGATGATAAACGGCTGCAAAGCTATATTAAACTGAAGAAAGAACTGAAGTATCTAGCGACCCGCAAACTAACAAAAGCGCGGAATGTAAAGATAGTTACTGAAAAGAAAATCAGTAAGTTAGTGAAACAGATATATAAGCACAGAAGAAAGAATAGGTATACGGTTGACAATTAA
- a CDS encoding RNA-binding domain-containing protein produces MKIRESETLELKKSTSEHKEAIIAISAILNKHQTGELYFGIKDTGEIVGQDISDKTLRDVSRLISENIEPKIFPNVTAKKLAGKTCVYIKFAGSAIPYFAYNRAYIRVGSTDRQLSARELENMILAKNKDKLRWDTGICSEANVRDISSRKLKSFLKIAGLKYDTLKSSLNKLKLMIDGKVLNTAIILFGRKPTTFFSNAKLRCAVFATTDTSYPLDMKDFDGDLFYLIERAEEYILEHIHIGMRLEGLRRIDLPEIDKEAVREAIINAFCHRNYFEPDSVNIAIFKNRLEIRSPGLLYGNLTIAQIKTEMISERRNELISELFHRVHFIEKWGRGIRLIMSKEPGTKFKEVGTHFITVFKRKHSDGNEVVSVPGKDTVKDTVRDTVKVPEKVTVKVPEKVTVNQRKILVIIRRNRHVTIAELAIIVKMSDRKIKENLSKLKEKKLIRRIGPDKGGYWEIVKPG; encoded by the coding sequence ATGAAAATCCGTGAATCCGAAACGTTAGAACTCAAAAAGAGCACGTCTGAACACAAAGAAGCAATAATCGCGATTTCCGCTATATTAAACAAACACCAAACCGGCGAGCTCTATTTCGGTATAAAAGACACCGGCGAAATCGTGGGGCAGGACATAAGCGACAAAACATTACGCGATGTTTCCCGGTTAATATCCGAAAATATTGAACCCAAGATATTTCCGAACGTAACCGCAAAAAAGTTGGCAGGTAAAACATGTGTCTACATAAAATTCGCCGGTTCAGCAATCCCGTATTTCGCGTATAACCGCGCGTACATCCGGGTCGGTTCTACAGACCGGCAGTTAAGCGCGAGGGAATTGGAGAATATGATTCTAGCAAAGAATAAAGACAAACTTCGGTGGGACACCGGCATTTGTTCGGAAGCTAATGTCAGAGATATCAGTTCCCGTAAGCTCAAATCATTCCTAAAAATAGCTGGGTTGAAATACGACACTTTGAAGAGTTCACTAAACAAACTCAAACTAATGATTGACGGCAAAGTTTTGAATACCGCGATAATCCTTTTTGGCAGAAAACCAACAACGTTTTTCTCGAACGCAAAACTCAGATGCGCAGTTTTTGCTACTACGGACACTTCTTACCCGCTTGATATGAAAGATTTTGACGGCGACTTGTTTTACCTGATTGAACGTGCCGAGGAGTATATCTTAGAACATATTCATATCGGTATGAGGTTGGAAGGCTTGCGTAGGATAGACCTCCCGGAAATCGATAAAGAAGCGGTCCGGGAAGCAATTATCAACGCTTTTTGCCATCGCAACTATTTTGAACCGGATTCTGTGAACATCGCGATTTTCAAAAACCGGCTGGAAATACGAAGCCCGGGCTTACTTTACGGTAATTTGACGATAGCCCAAATAAAAACTGAGATGATTTCAGAACGCAGGAATGAATTGATATCCGAACTATTTCACCGCGTACATTTTATCGAAAAATGGGGACGGGGCATAAGGTTGATTATGTCCAAAGAACCGGGTACTAAGTTTAAAGAAGTAGGGACTCATTTTATTACAGTGTTTAAACGCAAACACTCCGACGGTAACGAAGTTGTCTCTGTCCCAGGCAAAGACACTGTAAAAGACACTGTAAGGGACACTGTAAAGGTCCCAGAAAAGGTCACAGTAAAAGTCCCAGAAAAGGTCACAGTAAATCAACGGAAAATATTAGTTATCATAAGACGGAATAGACACGTCACGATTGCTGAATTAGCAATAATTGTAAAAATGTCAGATAGGAAAATAAAAGAAAATCTTTCAAAGTTAAAAGAAAAGAAATTGATCCGCCGAATTGGGCCGGATAAGGGCGGCTATTGGGAGATAGTGAAACCGGGTTGA
- a CDS encoding ArsR family transcriptional regulator, with protein MLESLFGNIVAEKVLFFIQAYGDGYARKMSRVYDIPLNGILQQLRRLENGGIIVGQDKGRTRLYTFNPRYPFLLELKTLLQKAMDLLPEEEIVKYYRLRTRPRRKGKPL; from the coding sequence ATGTTAGAATCCTTGTTCGGCAATATAGTAGCTGAAAAAGTGTTGTTCTTCATACAAGCGTACGGAGACGGATACGCAAGGAAAATGTCCAGGGTATACGATATACCGCTCAACGGTATTTTACAGCAGCTACGGCGCCTGGAAAACGGCGGTATTATTGTCGGCCAGGATAAAGGCAGGACCAGGTTGTATACATTCAACCCAAGATATCCTTTTCTACTAGAACTCAAAACGCTTCTGCAGAAAGCTATGGACTTATTGCCTGAAGAAGAAATTGTGAAATACTACCGGTTGAGGACAAGGCCTAGAAGAAAAGGCAAGCCGTTATGA
- a CDS encoding N-6 DNA methylase, giving the protein MQDLLVNYRPYNKYLEKLLVSENINNSSVNEALNGAAFQYLKKEIDNSTLKRWGIFFTGHSMADLLIENHSKDLEKGINVFDPTCGAGDLLIACAKKFPYKKTLKETVDYWGEMLFGFDVHEEFVNTTKLKLLLLAKSKCNSVDTFSISEVFPNIKTADFLSTIFDFKNIDLVIMNPPYVNQTISENVEWGSGKLSIAAFFVEKCVKNICDKTKLVALLPDVLCTGSRYEKWRKIISNNAKELKLNRIGLFDKSIDVDVFKLDLKQGTSYRNIKWHFAINSRNKVDNLFDVRVGAVVPHRDKKIGKKYPYIYSRNTLPWKEIIPCQEQRQFNKTVFLPPFVVVRRTSGPRDKHRAVASIIKGNKHVAVENHLIILKPKNGGIKLCRELMYKLKQPYINEWLNQRISCRHLTVSAIGEIPWRE; this is encoded by the coding sequence TTGCAGGATTTACTAGTAAACTATAGACCATATAATAAATATTTAGAAAAATTGTTAGTCTCAGAAAATATCAATAATAGTTCTGTAAATGAGGCATTAAATGGTGCTGCATTTCAATATCTTAAAAAGGAAATAGATAACAGTACTTTAAAAAGATGGGGAATCTTTTTTACAGGTCATTCCATGGCTGACCTTTTGATAGAGAATCACAGTAAAGATTTAGAAAAAGGAATTAATGTTTTCGATCCTACTTGCGGCGCTGGTGATTTGCTTATTGCATGTGCTAAGAAATTTCCATATAAAAAAACATTAAAGGAAACTGTTGATTATTGGGGTGAAATGCTGTTTGGTTTTGATGTTCATGAAGAATTTGTAAATACTACAAAACTAAAATTATTATTGTTAGCTAAATCGAAATGCAATTCAGTTGATACATTCAGTATTTCAGAAGTATTTCCAAACATTAAGACGGCAGATTTTTTATCAACAATATTTGATTTTAAAAACATTGACCTAGTTATTATGAATCCTCCATATGTAAATCAAACAATATCTGAAAATGTTGAATGGGGAAGTGGAAAATTATCAATTGCAGCTTTTTTTGTAGAAAAGTGTGTAAAAAATATCTGTGATAAGACTAAGCTTGTTGCTTTATTGCCAGATGTCCTTTGTACAGGGTCACGATATGAAAAATGGAGAAAGATTATTAGTAATAATGCCAAAGAACTTAAGCTTAACAGAATAGGATTATTTGATAAATCAATTGATGTTGATGTTTTTAAATTAGATTTAAAGCAGGGCACAAGTTATAGAAATATAAAATGGCATTTTGCAATCAATTCAAGGAATAAAGTTGATAATTTATTTGATGTGCGTGTAGGAGCGGTTGTACCTCATAGAGATAAGAAAATAGGAAAGAAATATCCATATATATATTCAAGAAACACTCTTCCTTGGAAAGAAATTATACCCTGTCAAGAACAAAGGCAATTTAATAAAACAGTATTTCTTCCACCTTTTGTAGTTGTTAGAAGAACATCTGGTCCAAGAGACAAGCATAGAGCTGTTGCTTCAATTATAAAAGGTAATAAACATGTCGCAGTTGAAAATCATCTTATAATTCTAAAACCAAAAAATGGCGGAATAAAGTTGTGCAGAGAGTTAATGTATAAATTAAAACAACCTTATATAAATGAGTGGCTTAATCAAAGAATAAGTTGTCGTCATCTTACTGTATCTGCAATTGGAGAAATACCATGGAGGGAATAA
- a CDS encoding MBL fold metallo-hydrolase, with translation MKKLIFIVFTILFVYGCTVFSITPSAKRNPVLQSVRLSNDVVLTHLGAVHMYVMGIVNTDFLPAGFMIETPDKIIYIDPLGFTDPKPADYIFVTHAHSDHLALNDIKKIAKPGTVVIGPLEVTKTLRGYTTKNVVPGEKCSMDGISFEVVPAYNVKPGFLGIIPHAKSSNKAGYIIETRDVRIYHAGDTDYVPEMDNIKNITAALLPINGDNLSMSTERAAELSNKIAPSIVIPMHYEPGKNYAQQFERLVDKQIKVIVLE, from the coding sequence ATGAAAAAACTGATATTTATTGTATTCACAATATTATTTGTGTACGGCTGCACAGTGTTCAGTATCACGCCAAGCGCTAAACGCAACCCTGTACTACAGAGCGTACGGTTATCAAATGATGTGGTACTCACACATCTTGGCGCGGTACATATGTACGTTATGGGAATCGTTAATACTGACTTTCTACCAGCAGGGTTTATGATCGAAACTCCGGATAAAATAATATATATCGATCCTTTAGGATTTACAGACCCCAAACCTGCGGACTATATTTTTGTTACGCATGCACACAGTGACCATTTGGCGTTGAATGATATCAAGAAAATAGCTAAACCCGGGACTGTTGTTATCGGGCCATTGGAAGTTACTAAAACATTACGCGGGTACACAACAAAAAATGTAGTACCAGGCGAAAAATGTTCTATGGACGGTATCAGCTTTGAAGTAGTACCGGCGTACAACGTTAAACCCGGGTTTTTGGGTATAATCCCTCACGCGAAATCGAGTAACAAAGCTGGGTATATTATTGAAACCCGCGATGTGAGGATCTACCATGCCGGGGATACGGACTATGTCCCCGAAATGGATAATATCAAAAATATTACCGCAGCGCTTCTGCCTATCAACGGCGATAACTTATCAATGAGTACCGAACGTGCAGCTGAGCTGTCCAACAAAATCGCGCCGTCTATCGTAATCCCCATGCATTACGAACCCGGGAAAAACTATGCGCAACAATTTGAACGGCTTGTAGATAAACAAATTAAGGTAATAGTATTGGAGTAA